A stretch of the Coturnix japonica isolate 7356 chromosome 27, Coturnix japonica 2.1, whole genome shotgun sequence genome encodes the following:
- the RND2 gene encoding rho-related GTP-binding protein RhoN, whose translation MEGHLARCKIVVVGDTQCGKTALLHVFAKDCYPESYVPTVFENYTASFEIDKQRTELNMWDTSGSAYYDNVRPLAYPDSDAVLICFDISRPETLDSVLKKWQGETQEFCPNAKIVLVGCKLDMRTDLNTLRELSKQRLIPVTHEQGSALARQIGAVAYAECSSKVSEDSVRDVFHVTTLASVNRIHKNLKRSNSKRGLKRVSQMPSRTNLLNDTEIRKDRAKSCSIM comes from the exons ATGGAGGGACACCTGGCTCGCTGCAAGATCGTGGTGGTGGGGGACACGCAGTGCGGCAAGACGGCACTGCTCCACGTCTTCGCCAAGGACTGCTACCCAGAG AGCTACGTGCCTACCGTTTTCGAGAACTACACGGCCAGCTTCGAGATCGACAAGCAGCGCACTGAGCTCAACATGTGGGACACCTCAG gctCAGCCTATTATGATAATGTCCGTCCATTAGCATACCCGGACTCAGATGCCGTGCTCATCTGCTTTGATATCAGCCGCCCAGAAACCTTGGACAGCGTACTCAAGAAG TGGCAAGGGGAGACTCAGGAGTTCTGCCCCAATGCAAAGATCGTGTTGGTGGGCTGCAAACTAGACATGCGGACGGACCTGAACACTCTGCGGGAGCTTTCCAAGCAGCGCCTCATCCCAGTTACACATGAGCAG GGCAGTGCGCTGGCACGGCAGATTGGGGCAGTGGCCTACGCCGAGTGCTCCTCCAAGGTGTCAGAGGACAGCGTGCGGGATGTCTTCCATGTCACCACGCTCGCCTCGGTCAACAGGATACACAAGAACCTGAAGCGCTCCAACTCCAAACGGGGACTGAAGCGGGTGTCACAGATGCCCAGCAGGACGAACTTACTGAATGACACGGAGATCAGGAAAGACCGAGCCAAGAGCTGTTCCATCATGTGA